One genomic segment of Lytechinus pictus isolate F3 Inbred chromosome 18, Lp3.0, whole genome shotgun sequence includes these proteins:
- the LOC135157490 gene encoding E3 ubiquitin-protein ligase Midline-1-like, translating to MAEKIEIEKASSSSQNLVCPLCLDIFDEPTILTCGHTFCRKCLKKYDLTHQDIDHMVCPLCREITKLSANRVDDLRLNVSINGCVDDYHAKCGGMNAVLELRPKCTACKLQQDAVSFCRTCNNYICDRCLQPHQYMTMFEDHEIVSVEDVIEGKVSIGHLFEKCSIHKQENKDMFCDDCKVRVCLRCVVVGHKVHNIKNQSDFEQKLRRKVTALAQQCAAKKGELEKNIQNIEEQRHEVHTAMQKLLDDVSQAYSIKVKELEGHLQDLIEQINELRRSFEDDLNILKSKDRQRIKSICSSITLVDNDRLCHLETDSLSAHNLLCDELEAMLKEVTDRTTAEVIAKKAQEKSFNPADKSCLDLGSISGSDPKLEIMKCIDLRERMIGMTAYTHTSVAIVYGNNARGIDIIDIAGGTERYTNIPHEGYKDIAILRDRTLCVSTGSTEAHMYSPDGSRKATINVSGTGNDHILNISPSNEILIANGANKVYIYDPTGSTLKHTVPTKHRTRQVSSTRSGLIVTSSCYFINPSVVTVYDRDGNAGESLQAPKYVNLYATVDEQDRVYVASADWKNRKVVIRLYDLDGLNLRERVEFNALDMTLDYILCYLVSLSPDLFAFACYKKLYFIKVLL from the exons ATGGCTGAAAAGATTGAAATAGAGAAAGCCTCCAGTTCTTCACAGAACCTGGTATGTCCGCTATGTCTTGATATTTTTGATGAACCAACGATCCTGACGTGCGGACACACTTTCTGTCGAAAGTGTCTCAAGAAATATGATCTGACCCACCAGGACATTGACCACATGGTCTGTCCTCTCTGTAGGGAGATCACCAAGTTGTCTGCCAACCGTGTCGACGATCTCCGCCTCAATGTCTCCATTAACGGATGTGTCGACGATTACCACGCTAAGTGTGGAGGGATGAATGCAGTCCTTGAGTTGCGTCCAAAATGTACGGCTTGCAAACTTCAGCAAGACGCTGTCTCCTTCTGCAGAACATGTAATAACTACATATGTGATAGGTGTTTACAACCTCACCAGTACATGACCATGTTTGAAGATCACGAGATTGTCTCCGTGGAGGATGTCATCGAAGGGAAGGTCAGCATTGGTCATCTATTCGAGAAATGCTCCATCCACAAACAAGAGaacaaagatatgttttgtgatGATTGCAAGGTCCGTGTCTGTCTCAGGTGCGTGGTCGTTGGTCACAAGGTCCATAACATCAAGAACCAGTCTGACTTCGAGCAGAAATTGAGGCGAAAG gTGACAGCCCTTGCCCAGCAATGTGCAGCTAAGAAAGGTGAGCTGGAAAAGAACATTCAGAATATAGAAGAACAACGTCATGAGGTACACACTGCCATGCAGAAACTACTAGACGATGTCAGCCAGGCTTACAGCATCAAGGTCAAAGAGCTGGAAGGACATCTTCAAGATCTCATTgagcaaataaatgaattgaggCGAAGTTTCGAGGATGATCTCaacatcttaaaatccaaggaTCGACAGAGGATCAAGAGCATTTGTAGTTCGATTACATTGGTAGATAATGACAGACTGTGTCATCTTGAGACAGATAGTCTGTCTGCTCATAATTTGCTCTGTGATGAGCTAGAAGCTATGCTGAAAGAGGTTACTGATCGCACTACTGCGGAAGTTATTGCAAAGAAAGCACAGGAGAAGAGTTTTAATCCTGCAGATAAATCTTGTCTGGACCTCGGGAGCATCTCGGGATCAGATCCCAAGTTAGAAATCATGAAGTGTATAGATCTACGAGAGCGGATGATTGGAATGACAGCTTACACTCATACCAGTGTGGCCATCGTATATGGGAATAATGCACGAGGTATTGATATCATTGATATAGCTGGTGGAACGGAGCGGTATACAAACATACCACATGAGGGTTATAAAGATATTGCGATTCTACGAGACAGAACATTATGTGTCTCAACTGGTTCTACAGAAGCACACATGTATTCTCCCGATGGCTCCAGGAAAGCAACAATCAACGTGAGTGGGACTGGTAATGATCACATACTGAACATAAGTCCATCAAATGAGATCCTCATTGCTAACGGTGCCAACAAAGTCTACATCTATGACCCGACTGGGTCCACTCTCAAACACACCGTTCCAACAAAGCACAGGACGAGGCAGGTATCATCCACCAGGTCGGGTTTGATCGTCACCAGTTCATGTTATTTCATCAATCCAAGCGTGGTGACGGTTTATGACAGGGATGGGAATGCTGGTGAGTCTCTGCAAGCTCCAAAGTATGTCAACCTGTATGCTACCGTGGATGAGCAGGATAGGGTGTATGTAGCGAGTGCTGATTGGAAGAATAGGAAGGTGGTGATCAGGCTCTATGATCTTGATGGTCTGAACCTGAGGGAAAGAGTTGAGTTTAATGCACTTGATATGACATTGGATTATATTTTGTGTTACTTGGTTTCACTCTCTCCGGACCTATTCGCCTTTGCTTGTTACAAGAAGTTATATTTCATCAAGGTATTGCTGTAA